The DNA sequence GTGTTAGGGAATAAAGGTTTGAACTTTTACTCAGAAAAACACTCTAGCACTCTCACATCCCAGCGAATCCCTGAGTTTGCGATAGAGTTTTCTTTTTCTGTAGGGTTCCTTCcaccttcttcttttttttaaattcaattctgTTTGTAAAACAATTTCACTTAATCTTATTCGCTAAGTGTTATTtatattctttattttctttgtttaatttagtTTCCAGCATTCTCTGACTTACTTTGAAGTTCTTTGATTTAATTAAAGGCACTgtttattgttttcttttgattttggcATAAGTCTTTTCATTTACCATGTCTTTATTTATTGAAAACTTTGatctttaaatattatttaacattttacaaattaattttatttttattgtcgAAACTTGTCTAATTGGAGACGCTTTGATGCACTTCTAGAAAATTGGTACTCGCACAGAGGAGTAGGTTTTGCTCCCAGACCACTAGATATCAAATCACCatcgatttgctaaaaatcgACAAAACAGACATTGTAGCTAGGGGTAGAAATAGGCCAGGCTTTACTCTTAACAGGCCAGGCCTGTAATAGAGTATATTGGCCTTAGCCTGGCCTGTAGCCTGGTATAGGCTTTTTAATGAGTATTGAGCCTAGCTTGTTGTTAAATTTGGCTTGGCCTGAAGCCTGTCAATAGgccttttttttaataataattaaatttaagatataatttaattttttaaaattataaaatataaaataataaatttatgaataatattgatacaaaatatacatatataattaaagagACAAATGCCTGAGTGGATAAAGGTATTATTATAAGATAGAAGACCcaagttcaaattcttctaaTAGCATTTTTATTAGTATAATAAAACTCTCTATATATATTTGCAGGCTCAGGCCGGCCTGACAGGCCTAACAGGCTATTTCAAAAGCCTAGGCCTGGCCTTTTAAAGAATATAGGCTTTTTTAATAGTCTGAGCCTGGGCCTATTTCTATCAGGCCAGGCTAGGCCAGGCCAAACACAGGCCAGGCTCCAGGCCCCTGGCAGGCCGCCTGGCCTATTTCCACCCCTAATTGTAGCCCTTAATGATTAATTCCGTCAGATATTCTATCCCTTCGTTAATGTTTCCATTTAGAATTAACGAATTTTATCTCCGTATCATGTTAGTTGATGATGTGTCAAAGAACAATTCTGAAGGACAAAACGCCGGTTGCCGTGTTAGCAATATGCTGTAGTAAAACAGGATAATTAAACCcctaaaaaaattttaggagAGATTTAAATCCCTAACTAATTTAAACATAGACACATAAACTCGTAATGAACCATAAAGTAGAACAAGTATCCCTAAAATTTAACAAGTTATTGTATTTGCTGCACTGGTTACTGGCTTTGGTTGGCGACAGCCTCAGATCCTTGctcctccttctctcttttttttttctctataaaGTCCTTATATGAATGCAGTAAAAGCTACCTCATCAAATTCAATCCCTTTCAATCATTTTCTTCTTGATCTCCAATACAAATTTTATGTCCCTATCTTTGCAATATTCATTTATTATTGTGAACATAAACTTGTTAGATTTTAAAACTCTCCCACTCATTTCATTCACAAGTTTCTTAACTTCCTTCAAATCGTAAAATTTGCAAAGGCCATTGATCAGCGCATTGATTGGTCATTACCTGAAAATTCTTATAGGCCAAATCAATTTTTCATATTTGTATTGCCATCAATCAAAGTGATAAAAGTAACACCATTTGAGACTAACCATTTCTTACACATGTCATCAAACAAGGCCAATAACCAGATACAATGACTTATTAAAATTTAGGGATACTTGTTCTACTTCATAGTTCATTATAGGTTTATGTTTAAATTAGTTAGGAATTTAAGTGTCtcctaaaaaatttttagaggtttAATTGTCTTATTTTACTGTAGTATATTGTTGACATGGCAAGAAATGTTTTGTCCTTTGGAATAGTTCCTTGACACATCATCAGCTAACGTAACACATAAACAAAACCTGTTAGCTCTGAATAAAAACATTAACGAAGAAGGTAGAATGCCTGACGGAGTTAATCGTTAGTGACCACAATGTCATTTTTCAATCGATAAGGAGCGAAATGAGATTTAGCGAAATAGTTAGGGACCGAAGTGGAGTTtcactcaaaaaaaaaaaaaaattggaacacactaaattatatatgttatttggAATATTTTATAATTACGGGTTACTGAACTTTGCAAGATTGTCACtttttgtttaaaatatttttgtgttgtTGAAATACAATACGTTGAACATTTGATTGTAGAGTTGTTAAAAAAGATTTGCTTCTATTCAAATTTCCAGTTTATAAATTCCAAtctaattttttctttaaaaaaaaccTTTCTTGTAGACCAACCCACCAACTGCGAGTGGGGTGCACTTTTGTTTTGGTCATGGGCTATGAGCCCAAGACAACCCATGCGGTGAACTTTTTGAACAACACATTTtaaagtccaaaaaaaaaaaaagaacaacaCATTTTTAGGTGGATGGGTGAGTCCCATTTATGGGACGTACTTTAGCAAGATGGGTGGATATTCTATTTGCTATCCTTAATTGGTGatctaaaaaattatatgattaataagagataaaaatacaaaatcaaatcattatcaatttttaaataaGTCAATTCATATTTTACATAATTCATATACAATTACTcatttctaatttaattcattttaaatcgaatcaaatttaaaaatattttattccaaaaATACTAGAGAAGAGTTTTTAGTTGTCAACAACTGTTCCAAAATATTCTACTTCTAACTAATATTACTGTCTTTTCAAATCTTGCAAGTATGGTTGGGATATACTTACCAATAAAACCTTAGAACACAGTATTACCTTTTACCTATTTCCAACTAGGAAATTCACGTACATCTGGCTTTTGAAGAACAGTCATTTTCCTCTCCCTCAGGTTTGTTTGAATTTGCACCAGTATATCTTTTATTGCCAACGTAAAGCGTTTAACATACCATGAAATGATGGAATTACATTAAATATCAGTTCACTAGCATTTTGGGAAGTCAAAATATCAAAAACCAAACCAGGACAATGCTGAAAAGAACAACTTCAAAACCGGATTCTAGTTCCCTGAATgtttctttccatttctttttcCCTTGTCTTCTCATCAAGTGTTTTCTATTATgtacaatttttttcttctccttccttACAAAATTAACTTCAGAATGGAGCCATACATCTAAGATTTAACAAATTCATCCATGCTAAATCTGTCTCCGCTGATAATCTTCTTAGCTGGTACACCAAAATCAAAAGGTCCCAAGGATTCATTCTGTATTCAAATAGCATATTAAATGAATCAGTTATCAAGGAATGAGAAAACATAAACGCCAACAGCTCAGTAAGAATATAAATTACCCATTTGATGCCAGATAGCCCAAGACTTCTTTCATCATCATTTGAACGTGCAAGTAACAAGTCTGTCCAACTCTTCTCCAATAGCAGATTTTGTGAAAGTCCATCTTGATTATTAACCTTTACAGCAGCATAAGAGACCATGAGTTAACGAGCAAAAATGTAGAAAACAAAGCTTCCATGCAATTAATAGAACTAGTGAACTACAATCTCAATCCACCATTATGTTGAATTTGATTTCAATGCCAGTGAATATATATAGAAGTACTTTATCAGCAAGGCATTTTTATGCAGTCATTCAAAATGAAACATAGGCCTTTTTGACTCTATACACTCATAGGCTGACTAAAATGATACCTAATTAAAACAGTCTTCTTATGATATGCACTATGCACCATGCACAATCTCATGATAGAGTCAACCCCCACTACCCCACCTCccttcaattttttaaaaaataaaataaaatgaaatgaaaGTGAAAGAGAACATGATACTATCTTAAATCTAAAGAATAAATCAACATTGAAGACCAAGAGTAACTACCTTATCTATTGGCAACTTTAATGAGTTGGCACTACCAGTAGTCTGCATGTCTACTGCTGTAGAAGCTAACTTTTGAACAGGAAAAGCATGACATGTTTCTTCAGCATCCAATATAGATGTTCGCAACCCTTCAGCAGATGGTCTTGAAACAGAAGAATGACTGTTTTGGGCAACAATAAAAGCATCCAACGAATCAGAAAATAACTGACTTGCACCACTTTGTTGCTTGCCAGCATTACTTTCCGTTGATTTACTGAACCTGCCCTGTAAAGATGCTTCAGACAGGAGGCCCCCGATACTTATGTTGGTTAGACTATCAGATATTATCTGACTTGCACCACTTTGTTGCTTGCCAGCATTGCTCTCATATGACTTTGGTTCAGGAGTATCAAATCTACCCAGTAAGGATGCTTCAGCAAGGAGGCCCCCAATGCTTACGTTGGTTAGACTATCAATCCATGATAATGATGGCTGTTGAAGACTATTACTTACTCCTTCCTGGTTATCCTATTAGAACAAAACATGCGTATGTCTTATAAAACAAAGATATGGAATCACATGTGCTGGAATTCAGTTTTGTATTAGAACATTtactatataaaatataactgTCACAGGACTGGAATTTGCATTTCAGTCTTGAAACAAGGCCAGCCACTACTAAATCCCTCAAATATGTAAAAAGAAACACTGTCAATCAATCAGAATTATATTTACATTATGAATTTTGATTGCTTTTATGCTTATGCTACCAAGTACCAAGATGACAAATAAGACTAAATAATGGAACTTAGTTTTTCTTGTACTccacataatatatctaaaaatcTCCACACACTCCTATAAGTCAAACAAAGCAAAAGATCTAAACAATTTACTGGAGGAGCAGCAGATGCATTGTCTATTTTCTGGGCTGTAACATCATCTGCTTCACCACCCATATCAGTTGCTTTGCATTCCTTCGTTGTGACCTCAACCTTGTCCCCTTCTTCATATGAAGTCTCTGTATTAGCAATGCAACCTCTCTCTATTTCTCCAGACTGTACAACAGGCGCATTGGGTATTGGTCTGAAAGGTATACCCAAGGATCTAGGTTCATGCATGTAAAACCAACCATAcctgaaaagagagaaaagccAAAGACAATTTAGGATACTCAATTTCTACATACAAAAGGAAAACTTTGAGAGTAACTAATCAAACATTATACCTCAAGCGAAAAAGTATAGGGCTTCCAACAGCAGCATATACATCTGCAGCAGTTGTGCCGCTATCATTAATTGTCCACCTTCTGCAGTTAGAAAGATTTTCCATTATATTATATGGAAAAAGTATGGGATCCCCTTTGGCTACAGTTGAGCTTCCCCACTTTTTTTCAAGGTGTTTCAGCACAGAAGAAATCTTCTTTTGACCTTTGAGTGTGAGTTCTAAATACGGATTATGTCCATCCTGAAAAAGAGAAAGTAATAGTTTAAGCTTCAAActtacagcaagcataaaaataaTAGATACATGCTCCATATTGGCCATATGACCTTTTGAAGTCCAACTCGAGTTTCTTTGTTTATGGGAAAAAGTTGCAACTTAatctttgaagaagaagcaagtGTTTGTCCAGCGTGAAATACAGGGCTGTCTCTGTTTTCCATAAGGAATATATCTTTATCAGGAAGCTCTGGGCACTTGCCGACAGGTtccttaaatgaaaaatgctcaTTCTCCTTACCATCGAACAACTCTTCACATCCTGAAGAGGAAAGAAAGGTTTGACCAGGTTTTTCAAAATCTACAAGTTAGTGGCAAATAAATATTCtgtgaaaattttaaaactagAAACTCATCGAACAAAATATAATGATTCTACAAAGAAGAACCCAAACATTCTTTGGATGATATAGGTTAACATTCAATATACTAGTAAATAGGATAAAATAAATCAATACAAACAGTAGATTGGGGAAAACGAATTACCACTTGATTTGTGATTCCTTCTAGTAGTTTTCTTAGTGGAATTTTTCACACCCATGGATCCTGTCTTCATATTGCATTCTCCAGAAGCCTTTGCAGCTTTGCTGTCTGGTAACCTGCCCGTTTTCATTGTCGTCCAACCTTCCAAAAATCGATAATAAAAAATccttaaaataataataaaaaaaaactgtAGAGGCTCAGTAGCTGAGAAGTAACAAAAGCCAAGTACTGGAAAATTTATTCAACAAAAATAAACCGGGTTTACTTTCCCTGCCATCTGCTACGCATTCGAAATCAAACAGGGAATCAGATTCTAAACTTGGAATTGTGGGGAAAATCTACCATAAGTAACCtttatttaagaaaaatcaTATAATTTCTCTGAAGTCAACAAAATTCATCAAAGATTGGCGTACGTCGAAACCCTAAATTGATCACTGTGAGAATGTAATtaccaagaaaataaaattactcCGACGAAACAgcaggagaaaaagaaaatattcacGGAAATGGTTGCTGTAGAATAAAGAAAGAGGTCTCCGAAACCAGAGAGAGAAACGGAAAGAAGGGAGAGTGAGAGGCGATTACCTTATCGGATGAAATTTGAAGCAGCAAATGAAAAGTGGATAAAAAATGATGAGTGAGTaaaaggaaggagaagaagaagaagaagaagaaatcaaGTAGGGTGGATCGGGTTTTGGAAGGTTCGAGAAGGCCCAGAAGGGAAGGGAAGAGGAGTAGCTGAACGGAATCGAAACGGTGATGGTGTGAGAAACAACAcgcgagagagagagagagagagagagagagagagagagagagagagagagagagagagagagggcgggAACGAAAGAATGTTGAATGTTGGTATTTCGCTGACGGAGGGAATGAAGTACACAGCTAATTTCAAGTCAGTTCCCAAACGAGTAAATACCCTTTC is a window from the Arachis stenosperma cultivar V10309 chromosome 3, arast.V10309.gnm1.PFL2, whole genome shotgun sequence genome containing:
- the LOC130970270 gene encoding TSL-kinase interacting protein 1, producing MKTGRLPDSKAAKASGECNMKTGSMGVKNSTKKTTRRNHKSSGCEELFDGKENEHFSFKEPVGKCPELPDKDIFLMENRDSPVFHAGQTLASSSKIKLQLFPINKETRVGLQKDGHNPYLELTLKGQKKISSVLKHLEKKWGSSTVAKGDPILFPYNIMENLSNCRRWTINDSGTTAADVYAAVGSPILFRLRYGWFYMHEPRSLGIPFRPIPNAPVVQSGEIERGCIANTETSYEEGDKVEVTTKECKATDMGGEADDVTAQKIDNASAAPPDNQEGVSNSLQQPSLSWIDSLTNVSIGGLLAEASLLGRFDTPEPKSYESNAGKQQSGASQIISDSLTNISIGGLLSEASLQGRFSKSTESNAGKQQSGASQLFSDSLDAFIVAQNSHSSVSRPSAEGLRTSILDAEETCHAFPVQKLASTAVDMQTTGSANSLKLPIDKVNNQDGLSQNLLLEKSWTDLLLARSNDDERSLGLSGIKWNESLGPFDFGVPAKKIISGDRFSMDEFVKS